In Haematobia irritans isolate KBUSLIRL chromosome 1, ASM5000362v1, whole genome shotgun sequence, a genomic segment contains:
- the spn-A gene encoding RAD51 recombinase homolog spn-A has product MNYQDKDRSLATATTADVDEEEEEDCGPIPIKKLEVNGITSNDIERLKNAGFHTVESVAFAPRKEILALKGFSDSKVDKLVEHASSLVPMGFTSALSFYQKRSEIIMLTTGSKELDKLLGGGIETGSITELFGEFRSGKTQLCHTLAVTCQLPISQGGGEGKCLYIDTEGTFRPERLVAMADRYKMVKDDVLDNVACARAFNSDHQTQLLMKGAAMMAESRYALIIVDSATALYRTDYAGRGELAARQMHLARFLRLLLRLSDEFGVAVVITNQVVAEVNGGAAMFQADAKKPIGGNIIAHASTTRLSLRKGRGDTRICKIYDSPCLPESEAMFAIQPDGIGDVKD; this is encoded by the exons ATGAATTATCAAGATAAGGACAGATCCTTGGCTACCGCTACTACCGCCGATGTAGATGAGGAGGAAGAAGAGGATTGTGGACCAataccaattaaaaaactagAGGTAAATGGCATAACAAGCAATGACATTGAACGATTGAAAAATGCTGGATTTCATACTGTGGAATCTGTGGCGTTTGCTCCACGTAAAGAGATTTTGGCTCTCAAAGGCTTTTCGGATAGTAAAGTTGATAAACTTGTCGAACACGCTTCGAGTTTGGTTCCTATGGGCTTTACTTCAGCCTTGAGTTTTTATCAAAAACGTTCGGAAATTATAATGCTTACGACGGGATCCAAAGAATTGGACAAACTTTTAGGTGGTGGTATAGAGACCGGATCAATTACAGAACTCTTTGGTGAATTTCGCTCAGGAAAAACTCAATTATGTCATACCCTTGCTGTGACGTGCCAATTGCCCATCAGTCAAGGTGGTGGTGAGGGCAAGTGTTTATATATAGATACAGAGGGTACATTTCGTCCTGAAAGATTAGTTGCTATGGCTGATCGCTATAAAATGGTTAAAGATGACGTTTTGGACAATGTTGCATGCGCTAGAGCATTCAATTCAGATCATCAGACACAATTATTGATGAAGGGAGCAGCTATGATGGCAGAATCTCG GTATGCCTTAATAATAGTGGACAGTGCAACCGCACTTTATCGTACAGACTATGCTGGACGCGGTGAATTAGCCGCTCGGCAAATGCATTTAGCTCGATTTTTGCGCCTACTGTTAAGACTTTCCGATGAATTTGGAGTTGCTGTGGTTATAACGAATCAAGTTGTTGCCGAAGTAAATGGTGGAGCCGCTATGTTCCAAGCTGATGCCAAGAAACCCATTGGTGGTAATATAATAGCACATGCTTCCACAACTCGTTTGTCGTTGCGAAAAGGACGTGGTGACACCAGAATATGTAAAATTTATGATTCTCCATGTCTACCTGAATCCGAAGCAATGTTTGCTATACAACCAGACGGTATAGGTGATGTAAAGGACTGA
- the LOC142234215 gene encoding uncharacterized protein LOC142234215: protein MTYYFHNNQVNITQKSSNEERENVVISDENQFHSVGLYAVNSTNPTHFATTASTLLDLFLVNNQNKILLYDQLSASCFSKHDLIFMTYDVQRPPPEEAQTFLNFKKINYHILMSGLHCINWRTIYMIQSVDDKVDFLNRNLQHLQTLSVPQCTRKEQRAHKSWFNNNIQNLIKCRDIAYRRWKRFKTQELHNEFKALRSEVNKTIQRAKANHYSNRFQSAINSKCKWNIIREIGIGKSKFRPVNDDPDQINESFVSAVTTNAAMNLSSTSDIDATNFQPHTAFEFACTNYQDIVFSCMAIKSNAAGFDNIYPQLIKIILPHILPYITHLFNMILTTGNYPSAWKYAKIIPTPKTSDEYRPISILPFLSKVFERIIHNQLSKYLNEQNLLSSRQSGFRPKHSCITALIDVTEEIRSKLDDGLLSCLVLLDHSKAFDCVDHKRLCAKLLILYNFSHSASSLVYNYLCERSQSVVVGSLVSKPLNINRGVPQGSILGPLLFCMYINDLPSKLRYSKIHIYADDVQLYISFHKSMIHQGITKLNKDLTNVHTWANANGLLINPNKSKFILISSRSQEITCSYPVLIGNQNIEQVPKAKNLGVIINSSLRWNDHIVAASGKIFGMLRTLYKTHFYTPQNIRSLLAKTYLMPVLLYGVEIFSKCDARSTNCLERAFKAITRYVFGLRRYESCAAYSKSLYGVEFGDLLKIKTLTLLHKVIYLNVPIYLYEKLQIGRSSRRIVIVPMRHKLLLSEWQFFINSVRLWNILPPQIQFISNAHSFKKALHGYYQNILLTN, encoded by the exons ATGACGTATTATTTTCACAACAATCAAGTCAACATTACACAAAAGAGCTCCAACGAAGAAAGAGAAAACGTTGTTATT TCGGACGAAAATCAATTCCACTCAGTAGGCCTTTATGCAGTAAATTCAACAAATCCCACACACTTTGCAACAACTGCTAGTACCTTATTAGATCTATTCCTAGTTAATAACCAGAATAAGATTCTTCTTTATGACCAACTGAGTGCATCATGTTTTTCCAAACATGATTTGATATTTATGACGTATGACGTTCAGCGACCTCCTCCAGAAGAAGCGCAGACATTcctcaatttcaaaaaaatcaattaccaTATACTTATGTCGGGACTACATTGTATTAACTGGAGAACTATTTATATGATTCAATCTGTTGATGACAAAGTGGACTTTTTAAATAGAAACTTGCAGCATCTTCAAACCCTATCAGTTCCGCAATGCACAAGAAAAGAGCAACGAGCACACAAAAGCTGGTTTAATAACAATATTCAAAACTTAATAAAATGTCGTGATATTGCTTATAGAAGATGGAAGAGATTTAAGACGCAAGAGCTACACAATGAGTTCAAAGCACTGCGATCCGAAGTAAACAAAACTATACAAAGAGCAAAAGCAAACCACTATTCAAACAGATTTCAGTCTGCGATTAATTCTAAATGTAAATGGAATATAATTAGGGAAATTGGAATTGGAAAAAGTAAGTTCCGTCCTGTTAATGATGACCCCGATCAAATAAATGAATCGTTTGTTAGTGCGGTTACTACCAATGCAGCAATGAATCTCTCATCAACCTCAGACATTGATGCGACGAATTTTCAACCTCATACAGCTTTTGAGTTTGCATGTACCAACTATCAAGACATAGTGTTTAGTTGTATGGCAATAAAGTCGAATGCTGCTGGATTTGATAACATATACCCACAGCTCATTAAGATTATATTACCACACATCTTACCATATATTACACACCTATTTAACATGATACTAACAACAGGAAATTACCCAAGTGCGtggaaatatgcaaaaattattccaacACCGAAAACATCTGATGAGTATCGTCCAATATCAATTCTTCCATTTCTCTCTAAGGTATTTGAGCGCATAATACATAACCAACTAAGTAAATACTTAAATGAGCAAAATCTATTGTCGAGTAGGCAATCTGGTTTCAGACCGAAACATAGCTGTATCACAGCGCTAATTGATGTTACGGAGGAAATAAGGTCTAAATTGGATGACGGCTTATTATCCTGTTTAGTTCTGTTGGACCACTCAAAGGCGTTTGACTGCGTGGATCATAAGCGACTATGTGCCAAATTGCTAATACTGTACAACTTTTCCCATTCAGCATCATCACTTGTCTATAACTACCTCTGTGAGCGTAGTCAGTCTGTTGTTGTTGGAAGCTTAGTATCTAAGCCACTAAATATAAATAGAGGTGTTCCGCAAGGATCCATCCTGGGACCACTTCTGTTTTGTATGTACATAAACGATCTCCCATCCAAACTTCGTTACTCtaagatacatatatatgctgATGATGTACAGCTGTATATCAGTTTTCATAAGTCAATGATACACCAAGGCATCACAAAActtaataaagatttgacaaatgtACACACCTGGGCTAATGCAAATGGACTTCTAATAAACCCAAATAAATCGAAGTTTATACTGATTTCAAGTCGTTCGCAAGAGATCACATGTAGCTATCCTGTGTTAATTGGAAACCAGAACATAGAACAAGTACCAAAAGCTAAGAACTTGGGCGTTATTATAAACAGTAGCCTTAGATGGAATGATCATATCGTCGCTGCCTCGGGTAAAATATTTGGTATGTTAAGGACATTGtataagacacatttttatacACCACAGAACATCCGTTCTCTTTTGGCGAAAACGTATCTAATGCCGGTACTACTTTATGGTGTGGAAATATTTAGTAAGTGTGATGCAAGAAGCACAAACTGTTTAGAAAGAGCATTCAAGGCAATAACAAGATATGTGTTTGGATTAAGAAGATATGAAAGTTGTGCTGCTTATTCAAAAAGTTTATACGGTGTAGAGTTTGGCGACcttctaaaaattaaaacactTACACTGCTACACAAAGTCATATATTTGAATGTACCAATATACTTATACGAAAAGCTACAAATCGGCAGATCTAGCAGAAGGATTGTTATAGTTCCGATGCGACATAAATTACTACTTTCTGAATGGCAATTCTTCATAAATTCCGTCCGTCTTTGGAACATCTTACCACCCCAAATACAATTTATCAGCAACGCACACTCTTTCAAAAAAGCATTACATGGATACTATCAAAATATACTTTTaactaattaa
- the LOC142222348 gene encoding uncharacterized protein LOC142222348: protein MSENGMKLTVGQAEERKLCIEFLNMYRTMPSLWDTSSLEYHDRGLKIANYNTLLQKFREMEPMANLKDMKRKINTLRTNYRREVKRLKNCRLDEKEISQLYYFEALDFLRHSDHFKEPSPKRQKLNCSYPRYIETNPDFNTTSYKDESHDGLDEQSVDHDTNDSYKQPSVDYERNDVHKEELIDLRKPEVANQELDDDINRLGRLWVSKFRKMGERQQLWAEKFINEILLEGQLGNLHRHSIKIMENPGKS, encoded by the exons ATGTCTGAAAATGGTATGAAACTAACCGTTGGCCAAGCTGAAGAACGAAAATTAtgcattgaatttttaaacatgTATCGAACAATGCCATCACTATGGGATACATCTTCTCTCGAGTATCATGACAGAGGTTTGAAAATAGCAAATTACAATACGTTATTGCAGAAATTTCGAGAAATGGAACCTATGGCAAATCTAAAAGATATGAAGCGTAAAATTAATACTTTAAGAACCAACTACAGACGTGAAGTGAAACGATTGAAAAATTGCAGGCTAGATGAAAAGGAAATTAGCCAATTGTATTATTTTGAAGCCTTGGATTTTCTACGACATAGTGACCATTTCAAAGAACCCTCGCCTAAACGACAAAAATTGAATTGTTCTTATCCCAGATACATAGAG ACAAACCCAGACTTTAATACCACAAGTTACAAAGATGAATCCCATGATGGACTAGATGAACAATCTGTAGATCATGATACAAACGATTCGTATAAGCAACCTTCTGTGGATTATGAGCGTAATGATGTGCATAAAGAGGAATTGATAGATTTGAGAAAACCCGAAGTGGCAAACCAAGAACTAGACGATGACATAAATCGCCTTGGTCGTTTGTGGGTTTCTAAATTTCGTAAAATGGGAGAAAGGCAACAACTTTGGGCAGAGAAGTTTATCAATGAAATACTTTTGGAAGGCCAATTGGGTAATCTACATCGCcatagtataaaaattatggaaaatcctGGAAAATCATAA
- the LOC142222352 gene encoding uncharacterized protein LOC142222352, protein MNNFVYLDVELKLQEETSAVLTSAYFQGSIESSLCEFFGEICGQTELELVNFNTTLKRGIFKVPKEFCAKTRAAITLIGRYQDIPCHFAVLKVSDKPVSLLL, encoded by the exons ATGAATAATTTTGTCTATTTAGACGTCGAGTT aaaattgcaaGAAGAAACATCAGCTGTATTGACATCGGCATATTTCCAAGGTAGCATTGAAAGCTCTCTTTGCGAGTTTTTTGGTGAGATTTGTGGACAGACGGAACTGGAACTGGTAAATTTTAATACAACACTAAAGAGGGGCATTTTTAAAGTACCTAAGGAATTTTGTGCAAAAACTAGAGCGGCTATTACATTAATTGGGCGTTACCAAGATATTCCCTGTCACTTTGCTGTTTTGAAAGTTTCCGATAAACCAGTGTCATTATTGCTGTAG
- the LOC142234205 gene encoding uncharacterized protein LOC142234205: protein MSRKFIFYSDQVVTYCAAFADFKEVRTLSDLEVELEELERIYRRLVDEYESSMTSDDTTSKEEELQSTQSKFAASLKSYKECKAALLDLIFIEKQKLTTARMDDTCQRTSSPSDTLGYSLKVPPCDTEVFSGGYDKWPGFRDMFSAIYGKHPKLSPAQKLFHLRAKTRGEANQIVKRFALTDSNYELAWKALGERYENKRLLVNQQLRKIFDLEAINVEKSKNLRNLQFTINNCLDILKSYNISVVSWDPILVFWVTSKLPQETLSAWEGSIRNHKEMPCWDSLNEFITNRLDFLESINDIRNPSSSEATTSRKSQNFNVKSDTTYRNCRVCKQNHALRFCSKFKSMSLTEKRKFVVDNEICENCLFYGHSKSNCKSDKVCQECNQKHHTLLHPGIDNTRSQVSRRIPGNPSSFHISTQEDEQSHTSIPAVEEVQMNFSECGLGTILPTVLVDLEHLGNRFTIRAFLDQGSQETFIAHRIVTQLGLHTKKSLTRISGLGGALLETSTKICSLKLRSRKSTFALETTAIVISNLNHLMPASSQNITDWEGLNQIELADPMFYKTARIDMLIGSDILPCILKAGIHRNISGNLLAQDSEFGWYISGPQNSKCVTSFAAWVTQSTRSLNDEVRRFWESEEIPNEAPRSEEDLECEDIYARTTVRRSDGRYVVRLPFQKAFPKEIFLGSSRRAALGQFCRLEKTLKNSPALSDEYIRVLQEYIAMDHMSPVSNTELYDDVTYRTFYLPHHAVIKPERNSTKVRVVFNASKKSTTGLSLNDILYTGPTLQNDLMNVILRWRIFQYVFNGDIEKMYRQIVIDERDRQYQRCLFRDADSGNLKDFELKTVTFGVNCAPYLAIRTLLQLSIDGEDTHPVAAKTLRDHIYVDDVLAGAHTIADAKTHLCELVDLLSSAGFPLKKITANHTEIIESVQKEDLLREEFLKLEDFSDSKTLGIRWNAMKDVFFYNVYDIKIPSEYITKREILSIVAKIFDPAGWLAPIIITAKILLQQLWMDGTDWDEKVKAHSLKKWDEFVENFSEIPSIKIPRWIGYTPNAGIQIHGFCDASEKAYCACVYIRVFLSKREISSNLLVSKSKVAPLKTISLPRLELCGAVLLARLIKCAAQNLNFELKNIFLWCDSTITLAWISKPPYQWKTYVANRVSKILDLVGNSNWLHVQSVDNPADLGTRGCTASELKENSLWWHGPHWLRKDSSVWPQQPVVPEHSIEKKISTFHTATEQEDVLDRFSSYHRALRVLAYMFRFFHKCRRMNNFTFSDTLITSQEINFVKHRMIMLAQRVYFFLDYNQIASKLSVSPKSRLLTLNPFLDNDGLLRVNGRLSNSDLSFNERHPIILPEKSKFCKLLVEFTHKVLMHAEHQNMLRYIRQEFYIIRLKSIIRQCIRTCKICTIYKHKIRNQIMAALPPERCVYSPPFTNTGIDFAGPFEIKTSRLRNARLEKGYAVVFVCFSTRAIHLETCSSLTSDAFLAAFDRFVGRRGYPAKVFSDNGTNFVGANRILVNEHKKFLQSAEKSLVDKYSVHGCSWHFIPPQAPHMGGLWEAGVKSMKVHLKKVAGNLKYTFEEFSTLLIRIESILNSRPISPISETPSDLIALTPGHFLKGSPLTAIPEDYSDNISITNRWQRLKVLQLQFAKRWKFEYISELQKRYKWKTSQHNLKENDFVIVKDDNLPPTEWKLGRVIKVFTGNDSKVRVAEIRTQNGIITRPLIKLCILPYVHTQVCKVCNDNHHLRFCTKFNRMPVLERVRVAKEKGYCFNCLCASHTREWCRSRNTCEVCNRNHHTKLHLDRPTERKGKHCLTKSSNKKSAALRKEMSRIDSTFTSKSVRSNDSSLNISDSTCSLGGCHIKNRLGGRYNKHVFLPTAIARAVTKIGTNKTRIMLNSGATETVILRSFVKSSHIQTTKTNGNEFCTVNLQSFHDTAMKVQIRGIVRDKFNSPLPHKVPSKILEDTYSQIPDLADPHFYHPVNIDIMIANDEMPKILKAGLIQTASHMPIAQSTVFGWVISGARYY, encoded by the exons ATGTCAAGGAAGTTCATTTTCTATTCGGATCAAGTGGTCACTTATTGTGCCGCCTTTGCAGACTTCAAGGAAGTACGTACTCTGTCAGACCTTGAAGTAGAGTTAGAAGAGTTGGAGCGCATATATCGAAGATTAGTTGATGAATATGAATCCTCTATGACTTCCGATGATACAACAAGCAAGGAGGAGGAGTTGCAATCAACCCAGTCCAAATTTGCTGCATCTCTCAAGTCGTACAAAGAGTGTAAAGCGGCCTTGCTAGATCTCATTTTCATAGAGAAGCAGAAGTTGACTACTGCACGGATGGACGATACTTGCCAAAGGACGAGTTCACCATCCGACACTTTAGGATATTCATTGAAAGTTCCACCCTGTGATACGGAAGTTTTTAGTGGAGGATATGACAAGTGGCCCGGTTTCAGGGATATGTTTTCAGCTATATACGGGAAACATCCAAAATTGTCACCTGCCCAGAAGCTTTTTCATCTAAGAGCAAAGACTCGGGGGGAAGCAAATCAGATCGTGAAAAGATTTGCACTTACGGACTCCAACTATGAGTTGGCATGGAAAGCGTTAGGGGAACGTTATGAAAATAAGCGGCTACTTGTGAATCAGCAACTTAGAAAGATTTTCGATCTCGAGGCCATAAATGTGGAAAAAAGTAAGAATTTGCGAAACTTGCAATTCACTATTAACAACTGTTTAGATATTCTGAAATCTTACAATATATCAGTTGTTAGTTGGGATCCTATATTAGTGTTCTGGGTTACATCGAAACTACCTCAAGAAACTTTGTCAGCTTGGGAAGGTTCTATACGGAACCATAAAGAAATGCCATGCTGGGATAGTCTCAATGAATTTATAACAAACCGCTTAGACTTTTTGGAGTCTATCAACGACATCAGAAATCCCAGCTCTTCTGAAGCGACAACTTCTCGGAAGtcgcaaaattttaatgttaaatCTGATACTACGTATCGAAATTGTAGAGTATGTAAACAAAACCATGCTCTACGATTCTGTTCGAAATTTAAATCGATGTCTCTTacggagaaaagaaaatttgtcgttGACaacgaaatttgtgaaaattgcttgttttacggccattcaaagTCAAATTGCAAAAGCGACAAGGTATGTCAGGAATGCAATCAAAAGCATCATACGTTGTTGCATCCAGGAATTGATAATACCCGATCTCAGGTTAGTCGACGTATACCTGGAAATCCATCGTCTTTTCATATTTCTACTCAGGAGGATGAACAGTCGCACACATCGATTCCTGCAGTGGAAGAGGtacaaatgaatttttcagaatgTGGATTGGGGACAATTCTCCCTACAGTACTAGTGGATTTGGAACATTTAGGAAACCGTTTTACAATTCGTGCATTTCTTGATCAGGGGTCTCAAGAAACATTCATAGCTCATCGGATTGTAACTCAATTAGGCCTTCATACAAAGAAATCATTAACGAGGATATCCGGACTTGGGGGTGCCTTGCTGGAGACCTCTACCAAGATATGTAGTCTAAAGTTACGATCGAGAAAGTCTACTTTTGCTCTGGAGACAACTGCAATAGTAATATCCAATCTCAATCACCTTATGCCGGCGTCctcacaaaatatcacagattggGAGGGACTAAATCAAATTGAGTTAGCTGATCCAATGTTTTATAAAACTGCGCGAATTGACATGTTAATAGGGAGTGATATACTACCATGCATATTGAAAGCAGGTATTCATAGAAATATATCGGGAAATCTATTGGCCCAAGATTCGGAATTTGGTTGGTACATTAGTGGGCCTCAGAATTCAAAATGTGTCACGAGTTTTGCGGCATGGGTAACTCAGTCAACCAGGTCCCTTAATGATGAGGTTAGAAGATTTTGGGAAAGTGAGGAAATTCCTAATGAAGCACCAAGATCAGAAGAGGATTTGGAATGTGAAGATATTTATGCTAGGACCACGGTTCGAAGAAGTGACGGCAGATATGTCGTAAGACTGCCATTTCAGAAAGCATTTCCAAAGGAAATATTTCTAGGGTCTTCGCGAAGGGCTGCCTTGGGCCAATTCTGTAGGttggaaaaaactttaaaaaattctccaGCTCTTTCCGACGAATATATTCGTGTTCTACAAGAATATATTGCAATGGATCATATGTCACCTGTTTCAAATACCGAATTATACGACGATGTAACATACAGAACATTTTACTTGCCCCATCATGCTGTAATAAAACCAGAAAGAAACTCGACCAAAGTTCGAGTTGTATTCAATGCATCGAAAAAGTCTACGACTGGTTTATCTTTAAATGATATACTTTACACGGGGCCAACGCTCCAAAATGATTTAATGAACGTCATTCTACGATGGCGCATTTTCCAATATGTTTTTAATGGcgatatagaaaaaatgtatcgTCAGATTGTAATTGATGAACGCGACCGTCAATATCAACGATGTTTATTTAGGGACGCGGATTCGGggaatttaaaggattttgaactGAAGACAGTAACGTTTGGAGTGAATTGTGCACCGTACCTTGCGATTAGAACATTATTACAGCTAAGTATCGATGGAGAGGATACTCATCCTGTCGCGGCGAAGACACTTCGAGATCATATATACGTGGATGATGTTTTGGCAGGTGCACATACGATAGCGGACGCAAAAACCCATTTATGCGAGTTGGTTGACTTGCTATCCTCGGCGGGGTTCCCCTTGAAGAAAATCACTGCTAATCATACAGAAATAATTGAAAGCGTACAAAAAGAAGATTTGCTCAGGGAAGAATTTTTAAAGTTAGAAGATTTCAGTGATTCTAAAACTCTTGGGATACGATGGAATGCAATGAAAGACGTCTTTTTTTATAATGTCTACGACAtaaaaattccatccgaatATATTACGAAAAGGGAAATTCTGTCTATAGTGGCCAAGATATTTGATCCAGCGGGTTGGCTAGCTCCAATAATAATAACCGCGAAAATTCTATTGCAACAGCTATGGATGGATGGTACAGATTGGGACGAAAAGGTAAAAGCacattctttgaaaaaatgggatgaatttgtagaaaacttttccGAAATCCCTAGTATAAAAATACCCCGTTGGATAGGATACACTCCAAACGCTGGCATACAAATTCACGGATTTTGCGATGCTTCGGAAAAAGCATATTGTGCATGTGTATATATAAGAGTTTTTCTGTCAAAACGGGAAATTTCTTCTAACTTATTGGTCTCAAAAAGCAAGGTTGCACCTTTGAAGACTATAAGTTTGCCAAGATTAGAATTATGTGGAGCAGTGCTCCTTGCTCGGCTCATAAAATGtgcggcccaaaatctgaatttcgaactaaaaaacatatttttatggtgTGATTCTACGATCACATTAGCTTGGATCAGTAAGCCACCGTATCAATGGAAGACATACGTTGCCAATAGAGTATCCAAAATTCTTGATCTGGTGGGAAATTCTAATTGGTTACATGTTCAAAGTGTTGATAATCCAGCAGACCTAGGAACGAGGGGATGTACGGCTTCtgaactaaaagaaaacagtctTTGGTGGCATGGACCTCATTGGCTCAGGAAGGATTCGTCGGTCTGGCCCCAACAGCCGGTAGTACCGGAACActccatagaaaagaaaatatctACTTTTCACACAGCTACGGAACAAGAAGATGTGCTGGACCGGTTTTCCTCATATCATCGTGCTTTACGGGTTTTGGCATATATGTTTCGATTTTTTCACAAATGCCGTCGAATGAACAATTTCACATTTTCGGATACACTGATCACCTCACAGGAGATAAACTTCGTCAAGCATCGTATGATAATGTTGGCACAGCGTGTGTATTTTTTCCTTGATTACAACCAGATAGCTTCAAAGTTGTCGGTCAGTCCAAAAAGTAGGTTGTTGACTTTGAATCCTTTCTTGGACAACGATGGACTTTTGCGAGTTAATGGTAGACTATCCAATTCGGATTTAAGCTTCAATGAGAGGCACCCTATTATATTACCAGAGAAGTCAAAATTCTGCAAGTTACTGGTGGAATTCACACATAAAGTACTTATGCATGCTGAGCATCAAAATATGCTTAGATACATTCGCCAGGAATTCTACATTATAAGACTTAAAAGCATTATCAGACAATGCATTCGGACTTGTAAGATATGTACGATATACAAACATAAGATTCGTAATCAAATTATGGCTGCTTTGCCTCCAGAGAGATGTGTTTACTCACCACCTTTTACGAACACGGGCATAGACTTCGCAGGTCCCTTTGAGATTAAAACGTCCAGACTTCGCAATGCTAGATTGGAAAAGGGATATGCTgtggtatttgtttgtttttcaactcGTGCCATTCACTTGGAAACATGTTCGTCTCTTACGTCGGATGCCTTCCTTGCGGCATTTGATAGGTTTGTAGGGCGACGAGGGTACCCTGCTAAGGTCTTTTCTGACAATGGGACTAATTTCGTTGGAGCTAACCGAATACTTGTTAACGAacataagaaatttttacaatctgcagaaaagtctttagtggacaAATACAGCGTACATGGATGTAGTTGGCATTTCATTCCCCCTCAAGCACCGCATATGGGTGGACTGTGGGAAGCAGGAGTGAAAAGTATGAAAGTTCACCTAAAAAAGGTTGCCGGAAACCTCAAATATACGTTCGAGGAGTTTTCCACACTCTTAATTCGAATAGAAAGCATCCTCAACTCTCGCCCGATTTCTCCGATTAGTGAAACTCCATCGGATCTTATTGCGTTGACTCCAGGACATTTTTTAAAGGGGTCACCATTAACTGCAATACCGGAAGACTATTCCGACAACATTTCTATTACAAACAGATGGCAACGTTTAAAAGTATTACAACTTCAATTTGCAAAACGGTGGAAATTTGAATATATATCTGAActacaaaaaaggtataaatGGAAAACTTCTCAGCATAACTTGAAAGAGAAcgattttgttattgtaaaagacGATAATTTACCTCCAACCGAATGGAAGTTAGGGCGAGTCATTAAGGTATTCACAGGGAACGATTCTAAAGTACGGGTAGCGGAAATACGAACTCAGAACGGAATTATAACACGTCCACttataaaattatgcattttACCATACGTTCA CACCCAAGTTTGTAAAGTCTGTAACGACAATCATCACCTGCGTTTCTGCACAAAGTTCAATAGAATGCCTGTCTTAGAGCGAGTGAGAGTGGCCAAGGAAAAAGGATACTGCTTTAACTGCCTATGTGCATCTCACACCAGAGAATGGTGTCGTTCACGTAACACCTGTGAGGTTTGTAACCGAAACCATCATACAAAACTTCATTTGGATCGTCCAACCGAGAGAAAAGgaaaacattgtttaacaaaatcATCCAATAAGAAATCGGCAGCTCTTCGGAAAGAAATGTCTCGAATCGATTCCACATTCACATCTAAAAGTGTTCGATCAAATGATTCGTCATTAAATATTTCTGATTCAACATGCAGCTTGGGAGgttgtcatataaaaaatcgTCTAGGTGGGCGTTATAACAAACACGTATTTTTGCCAACGGCGATAGCTAGGGCCGTTACTAAAATTGGGACCAACAAGACTCGTATCATGCTAAATTCCGGGGCAACTGAAACAGTGATTCTAAGATCCTTTGTGAAAAGCAGCCATatccaaacaacaaaaacaaatggtAATGAATTTTGCACTGTTAATTTACAATCATTCCACGATACCGCCATGAAGGTCCAGATTCGTGGAATAGTTAGAGATAAATTTAATTCACCTCTTCCACACAAGGTCCCTAGTAAAATATTGGAAGATACTTATAGTCAAATTCCAGATTTGGCTGATCCCCATTTCTACCACCCGGTCAACATCGACATAATGATCGCCAACGATGAGATGCCCAAGATACTCAAAGCGGGGCTAATACAAACAGCGAGCCACATGCCCATCGCTCAAAGCACAGTATTTGGATGGGTCATTTCTGGAGCCCGGTATTATTAA